The DNA window TTACTAATGTTCACCTCAGGCCAGTCAGTAGAGCTCGGAGCTCACTAATGTTCCCCACAAGCTGGTCAGCAGAGCCCAGAGCTCACCAATGTTCCCCACAGGCTGGTCAGCAGAGCCCAGAGCTCACTAATGTTCCCCACAGGCAAGTCAGCAGAGCCCAGAGCTCACTAATGTTCCCCTCAGGCCAGTCAGTAGAGCCCAGACCTCACTAATGTTCCCCACAGGCCAGTCAGTAGAGCCCAGAATTGCTGTGTTTCATTCACTCACCAGAGAGTCACTGAAGAAGGAAATAGACACGCTGTATTTAAAAACCTGTCTGTCATTGGCTCTCCCTTTGCTTGCTTGTCTGTGATTGGCCCTGCCTCTGTTCTGCTGCAGGACCAAGTGTTCTATGTGGACTCAGAGGATGAGTCAGGGAAGGGGAGGTGCTCCTTCAACCCAACAGTCAACACTGTCTCAGTGATGCTCAGTGAGTTATCTGCTCCCTCCATAACTCCTCATACCACCCTCACCTTTGTCTTTCTGTTTCCccctttgcctgtgtgtgtgtgtgtgtgtgtgtgtgtgtgtaacaccccttacctgtgtgtttctgttgctttctttacctgtgtgtgtgtgtgtgtgtgtgtgtgtgtgtgtatgtctgtctgtaacACCCCTGGGGTCTGGGGCTGAGTGAGTGGCATTtgggggtgggtgagtggggttttgggggtgaGTGGCTGGTGTTTGGTGCTGAATGAGTGGGGTTTTGGGATGAGTTTTACTCAGCTGTCCCTCCTGCCCAGACCAGGAGCTCTTCTCCGGAATGTACATCGACTTCATGGGAACAGACCCCGCCATTTTCCGGAGCCTCACCAAGAGGAACGCCGTCCGGACCGACCAGCACAATTCCAAGTGGCTGAGTGGTGAGGAGAGATCAGAGATTAAAAACTGATGCTATGTCACTCCTCTCCTTTATACACTTTCATTCTTATCTAACATTTATACACTTTAGGTCTAACATTTATATGGTTTAATCTTATggcaatttaattaaatattttaactgtaATCTTTAATGTTGTGCAAAGCACGGaattctgtatatttttttcactgctgtaataaatgaataaatgagaatTCCACAGTGGTGTTGAAGTCTTGCTCCTGGTCTTTTCAGAACCCATTTTCATCGATGCCCAGCTGATCCCCGATGGCTCTGACCCGAATGACGCCAAGCTCTACTTCTTCATACGGGAGAGGATGATGGACAACAGTGGCAACaccaaacacattcacaccatGGTGGCGAGAGTGTGTCCGGTGAGAGTGTGTACAAgcgcatatgtgtgcgtgcgtgcgtgccctGATGTCTTTGATAGTGTGTCtcttatatactgtatattacatttatcaTGTATTTGCTGTTTAACTGGTACATAAGTGCTGTTGGGCTTTGTAGTTCTTGTACTGGGAAAGCAGATTCATGGCTGTCAGCATGACTAGTGGAATGAGTCAAACTCTCTGTCTCACAGAATGACATTGGCGGTCAGCGCAGCCTGGTGAATAAATGGAGCACCTTCCTGAAGGCTCGGATGGTCTGCTCTGTGGTGGAGCTTGATGGCACGGAGACGCACTTCGATGAGCTGGGTCAGTGAGATGAGCGAACTATCCTCCAACCATCATACAACCATCCTACAAACATCGCCCATACCATTCATCAAACCATCCTCCAAACATCCAAAAAGTCATCCTCAAAATATCCCCCAAACCATTGCCTGTACCATCCTACAACCATACCCCAAACAATCCCTCAAACCATCTACCAAACCATCTCCCAAACATCCTCCAGCCATCTTCCAAAGCATCCCCAAAAGCATCCTCCAGAGATCCACCAAGCCATCCACCAAACATCCTCCAATCATTCCCCAACCATCCACCAAACCACCCTCCAACCATGCAACAAACTGTCCACCAAAACATCCACCAAGTGCCAACTGTCTGTGAGCCACCTGTAAACTGTCCACCAATTAACAACACTTACCGCCCGCCCCCAATATGAGAGTTTTTTCCCTGTATTAATCATGGTGATCTGTTCTCTCCTGGCAGTGGTTTCAGCTGTGGAGGAAGTGAAGCTGTGATCTGGTTTTTAATTCTAAGTCTTTCTGTTCTCTTCCAGAGAGTATATTTTTACTGGAAACCGAACATCCCAAGAACCTTCTGTTGTTTGGGATTTTTACATCCACAAGGTAGGTCAGCCGCAAATCCTGTTTCCACTCTGGAATCTGACTGCAGTGTATGATGGATGTCAGCACTGCAGGGCTTAATGTCCATAAGGAAAcacacatgttgtttaaatgccaaatgtgtaaaaacacCTTAAGGGGTGGGAGGGTTATCCCGTGAAAGCCGTAGGTCTCAGAGCGACGGTAAAGTAAGTTTTGTGTGACTTCCAcgcagtgactgcgcagctccgTTTGTGAGATTGCAtggtgactgcacagctcagctggtgagAACATGCAgagactgcgcagctcagcttgCGGGAATGCGCATTAaaggctgctgcagcagcaggcagTGGACAGTTCAGGCTGTGTGCTGATGTCTCCTCAGCTAATAGAGTATTACAGTTATTACAGTCAAAGTTATTAGTtattacagttacagttactTAGCTGAACGCCTTATTAAAGTTAAGAAGTATTATAATACCTCTACTATtataatgtatttgtgtgcgaCACTGAGGAATATCCATAGGCCATGATTTATAATGTAGGGAGTGTGTATTTATGACTTTATTATGTTTATGAGCCCAGCGGCCTCTCGGTTGGGAGAGGTTGTGTGTTCGGACTGTTTACGAGCCCAGATCGGCCTTGCGGCTGGGAGAGGGCGTGTGTTCTTTGCGCCGTCTCGTGCCCATATAAAGCAGCGCTGCAGCCGCCCAATGAGGTATTCCGTCCGCAGCCAACGCAAACAAGGGCACACCACATTAGTCAGAGAGTGTGTTTCTTCCTCTGCCTGTTCGAGCGCTCTGTGTTTGCCCTGCTCGCTGAGGCTTTTCCGCTATTGACGCTATTATTCCAGCCAAACCGCGCACTCCCGCTAGGATCCGGTTCCTCCGGCGCCTCCTGCAGGAGCGTGCCAGTGAACCCTCCAATATCTTATAACTGGGAAATCCAGAAACACAGCCAGGGCACTAAGAGAGCTCCGTTATAcaacacaggaagtgcattctCTTCCTCGATGGCTCTGACAGGAAAACCATACTTTGTCCCGCCGGTTCTAACAGGAAGTGCCTTCTCTGTCCCGGTGGCTCTAACAGAAAGTGAGTTCTCTGCCACGGCAGCCttgacaggaagtgctgttCTCTATCTTGGTAGCACTTACAGGAACTGCGTTCTCTACCTCGCTGGCTCTGACAGGAAGTACATTATTTGCTGCAGTGGCtctgacaggaagtgcatttTCTGCTCCAGTGGCtctgacaggaagtgtgttCTCACTCCTCAGCTCCGTGTTCCATGGCTCAGCGGTGTGCATGTACAACATGGCCGACATCCTGACCATCTTCAACGGCCCCTTCGCCCACAGAGACGGACCCAACTTCCAGTGGGTCCCGTTCCAGGGCCGGATCCCCTATCCCCGCCCTGGCACGGTGAGTCCTGGGGGACCCAACATTGAGATAATgatgatttatgattttattttcatttcatttcattttttttggttgggtTATCcatgtatttctctctctcccttgaaTGAAGCTGTGAATGCCTAGCTTTCCTCCTGTACAAGTGCCCTGTCACTTAAAACCATGTTCTTCACCAAACTAGCTGAGGGGGGGCAGCACTGGGCCTTCAGTCTCAGCAGATATACGAAAGGTTGCTTGGTGTTTTTATATGCTCACGTACTctcatacattaaaatacaaatggatGAACTCACGTGGTATGCTCTCTGACCAGAACAGGGCTCTGAGCTGGACGTAATTATCTCCATGTTGAGCTGCTCAGTCTGCGGTCCGTGTAGCTGTCTAGTGCCATCCTGAAGGGTTCCAGTGACACAttatggctttttttattttttactcttgTGTTTAAGTGACATAAATCAGAACAGGATGTTCCCCCTCAGGCCCGTGTTTAACTGGGTCCATCTGAACCAGTCTGTTCAGCAGCTGAGCCCCTGATGGCATTCCCTCCCCCCTTATTTGAACTGCGggacaaagaaaaggaacaacTGGAATCAACCAATTACAGCTCACTGATCTGTGTAGTGACATgcaaatcagccaatcacagccagtTGTACATATAGGGAGAAGTGCACCAAAGCACAACAGACAAAGCAAGCAAAAAATGAAGGCCATTATCGATCTTAACTTGATGGACAATAATCCTTCAACAAAgacaataaatgtaaatttgaattTTACCCATAGTGCCCTGGGGGAGCCTTCACCCCCAGCCTTCACTCCACTAAGGAATTCCCGGATGAGGTGGTGACGTTCATCAGGACTCACCCGGTGATGTTCAATCCCATCTACCCCGTGGGCAGGAAGCCGCTGGTGGTGCGCACGCAGGCCGACTACAAGTACACCGCCATCGCCGTAGACCAGGTGACCGCGGCCGACGGCCGCTACCAGGTGCTGTTCCTGGGCACAGGTAAATGAGAGGATGGCATCGCCTGAGCTCCACACGGTCACCTAGCTGATTGGTTTAGTCATTGGTTGGTTTATTCATTGATTGCCTGAATGATGATTGATTGATGAGTTCgttgatttcttttctttaattggTTGTATTGAtgtattgattgattggttaCTCTATTGATTGGCTTTCTTGGTCTGTTGATTTATCGattgttttcttcatttaatgATTGAGTGATGGCTGGTTGGCTTTAATGATGAGTTGGTTTATTGATTAAttgtctgattgattgattgattgactttatttgatgtgttgttgatgattgagtgattgactgattgattggttaattcattggttgttttattgattgattgatagattgGTTAATTGATTGACTTTATTGATGTGTTGTTGATTGATTGGTGGATTGATCGTTTGAGTGGTTGTCATCAGATAGAGGAACGGTGCAGAAGGTGATCGTCCTCCCCACTAATCGTTCACTGGATGAGGATCTgatcctggaggagctggaagtATTTAAGGTTTGACCTCGAAATTTTCCATGTAGATACCACACCTTTACATACCTTTACAGCAAGGACATACACACCTTTACAGCAGAGATTTACATACCTTTACAGAAGTGATTTACAtacctttaaaaaagaaagattcaCATACTTTTAGATATGTACACACCTTTACATGAGAGGTTTACACAGATTTACAGCAGAGATTTACATGCCTTTACAATAGAGATTTATTCACATAACCAGgcgatatatacacacatttacagtggaGATTTATACACCTTTACTGCAGAGATTTACAGACTTTTATAGTAGAggtttacacacatttacaggaAATATTTATACAACAGTGATTTACACATGTTTGCAGGAGAAAGAGTTACACTGGAACGCAGTTCCGTGTGTTTGCTTTTCTAAGCTCAGTCTTCTGGAGTGCACTGAGTGCATTTATGCAtctgtgcatgcacgtgtgtgtgtgtgtgtgcgtgtgcatgtgcgtgtgcatgtgcatgtgcgtgtgtctgtgcatgtgcatgtgtgtgcatgcatatgtgtgtgtgtgtgcatgtgcgtgtgtgtgcgtgtgtgtgtgtgtttgtgtgtgtgtgtgtgtgtgtgtgtgtgtgtgtgtttaatgctgTGCTATAGTAGGACAGGACCAGGCATTTCCCTGGGTCTGATCACCAAcagctgtctgtgctgctggacTACAAGGAATGTTCTAGATGACTGGCAAATGTGTGATCTCTATTTGATCTCCCCGCACTAAACATGCTGCAGGTTTTTGCTCTAATAAAACATTTGGTCATGTGGGTGGAAATCACAGCAGAATATTTCCATTTGACGTCTTCCTTTCATTGTCTTTTCCAGAATGAGGCTCCAGTGACAAATTTAAGAATTTCCTCTAAAAAGGTTAGTTAATGTGATCATCATGTCAGGATGTTGGTTCGATCAGAGTGATGTTGATTTGTTCAAAGTGATGTGGATTTGACAGAAATGTGGAATTCATTCAGTCCCTTCAGTGTTGCATAATCCAGTGAACAGTCCTGTTCTGCTCTGAAATCTACATAGGAAAGCagaggggtttgtgtgtgtgtgtgtgtgtgtgtgtgtgtgactgtgtgtactCACAAGGTTAGCgctgtttctgtttcagcaaCAGCTGTATGTGAGTTCGGAGTACGGGGTTTCCCAGGTGTCTTTGCACCGTTGCCATGCCTACGGCACAGCATGCGCAGACTGCTGTCTGGCCAGAGACCCTTACTGCGCCTGGGATGGTCTGACCTGCTCACACTTCTACCCCCTGGGCAAAAGGTACAGCTGTCTCCCCTTTAAACCTACCCCAATTACCCTACATCATATAAGCCCCTTACTCTCTGGGCAAAAAGTGCTGCGATTGCACCATAATACTTACCTCAGTTACCCTACATCACTTAAACCAC is part of the Anguilla anguilla isolate fAngAng1 chromosome 7, fAngAng1.pri, whole genome shotgun sequence genome and encodes:
- the LOC118231056 gene encoding semaphorin-3C-like — translated: MGWPKRGVAQSAGVTVRSAGPLLLLLFISVSGFSQQPLPRVFLPFQELLASQSLQYYSLSEEPMDYRILVMDEDQDRMYVGCKDHALSMDINNITQGTLQVFWPASSSKKQECQMAGKDPTHGCGNFVRVIQPYNRTHLFICGSGAYSPVCTYINRGRRPEDQVFYVDSEDESGKGRCSFNPTVNTVSVMLNQELFSGMYIDFMGTDPAIFRSLTKRNAVRTDQHNSKWLSEPIFIDAQLIPDGSDPNDAKLYFFIRERMMDNSGNTKHIHTMVARVCPNDIGGQRSLVNKWSTFLKARMVCSVVELDGTETHFDELESIFLLETEHPKNLLLFGIFTSTSSVFHGSAVCMYNMADILTIFNGPFAHRDGPNFQWVPFQGRIPYPRPGTCPGGAFTPSLHSTKEFPDEVVTFIRTHPVMFNPIYPVGRKPLVVRTQADYKYTAIAVDQVTAADGRYQVLFLGTDRGTVQKVIVLPTNRSLDEDLILEELEVFKNEAPVTNLRISSKKQQLYVSSEYGVSQVSLHRCHAYGTACADCCLARDPYCAWDGLTCSHFYPLGKSRRSRRQDIIHGNPLTQCKGFNLKEYRNAAEMVQYGIRNNTTFLECLPKIPQASIKWLIQRDNDRRKEVKLSNRVVSTDHGLLFRSVQPMDQGLYYCLATENSFKRTVAKIRLRVLSSLTDGRAAPPPPPPQPGVLQGSLSTSEALAMQRYCKEQQQAQRVGPLRGDLAKLKKIMEHRKSRSRRNPPTPD